In Macaca nemestrina isolate mMacNem1 chromosome 10, mMacNem.hap1, whole genome shotgun sequence, the genomic window GAGCATGAATCTTACCTGTTATTAAAAGGTCATCTCAAGTTCCACCCTTTCCTGATAACTATATTCAGTATTGATATATTCCCTCCATAATCACTCCAAGCATATATGGAAACACTAGGTATATAAACTGTTATTTACTCATCATCTATTGAACATCTATTAAAGGGGGTTAGCATTATTCTAGGTACTAGAGATACGGTGTAAATAATACAGAAAGGGCTTCTCACTGTAGGAAAGTTACATTTCTCTGGTGGCACCTGATAACAAGcaactaaataaacaaatgaatgtgaTAACTCAGCTAAATAATAGTGTGACTACTAAGAGGGATTTTATTTAGATTTGGTAATCAGGGAAGGATATAGGGAGATTATATTCGAGCTGAGAACTCAGTGACAGAAAAAGGTTAACCAAAACTGGAGGCAAGATGCCCGTGCAATGGGAATGTCAAGCATTAAAACCATGTAGGGTGGGTGTGCTTGGCATGTTTGAGGAGGAGAGAGATATATACGATTAACACATAGTAACTGAGTGAGCTGGATAGTTAGACAAAAATCCAATCAGGTGAGATCTTGGAAACCATGGCAAGTGTAGATTTTATTTGAAGAGCAATGGAAATCCACTAGAGGATATTCAACCAATGTTATATGAATTGTAAGGAAATCACAAGTGGAAATAGAGAAACCAGTTAAGAGAAGAAATGCTATCATTCATCATCTAGGCTGCTGGTCTTGGTAAGAAAGGATAGTGACTGtggaccgggcgtggtggctcatgcccgtaatcccagcactttgggaggctgaggcgtacagatcacaagggcaggagttcgagaccagcctggccaacatagtgaaaccccgtctctactaaaaatacaaaaaaattagccaggtgtggtggcacgttcctgtagtcccaggtacccgggaggctgaggcaggagaatcgcttgaacctgggaggtggggaggttgcagtgagccgagatggcaccactgcactccagtctgggtgacagagtgagactctgtctcaaaaaacaaaaaaacaaacaaagaaacaaaaagaagaaaaagtaaaagtaaaaaagaaaggataGTGACCATGACAAGAGGAGTGCAGAGGAGATAGAAAAGTGAACACATTCAGAAGCTGTTTCAGAGGTAGAAATGGCTAAAATAGCTGAGAGATTGATGGATAAGTGATAGGAGGAATCAAAGACAGCTGAGCAAGTGATTGAAGAACAAAGGAAAACTACAAATTTTACCTTTCATTCACCAAAACATTTATTGATTCCTGCTATGCCTCAGACATAGGTCTCAGTAATAGTATATAACAGTGACCAAAGTAGACAAAACATCTGACTACAGGGAATTCGCATGTCAGGGCATTTGCAAAGTGCATTATCTTATTGAATTCTCACAGTAATTTCGtagagtaataaaaataatcttcattTGTCAGATGAAGGAATAGAACCAAAGAGGATAAAGATTTTCCCAAGGTCTCAGAGTAGGGAGTGAAGTCAGAATTTAAAGCAAGGAATTCCAGGGTCATTGCACTATACTGCCTACCACACCTTGTAAAATTACAGACAAACTGAACGTGCACATGTATATAAGACTGCCTCGCATTAGAAGGCTACCATATGAGgtctggaaggaagaaactgtgGACAAATAAAAGGAAGTACTGCTTTATTCAGTACATAGTAACTTTGGAACTCCACTCTTAAGGAAAGCTAAAAGATTCCTCAAGGAAATGGCATAGGGATGTTAGCACTTGTGCATCAATAATAACAATCAAAGACAGCATGTTAAAAGTAACACAGAAAAAGTTAAAGGAAAGTTTCATAAAACACTCTGTGTAAGAAAATGTCACTCCCTGCAGATGGGATCAGAGAGGCATCTGGGAAGAAATGGGATTTCAGCCGGACACTGATGGGCCAATTTTTGCCATTCTTTCACTTTATCATTTAATCCAGATGACAATAGTCACTCTCTGTAACTAAGCTGTCCAATATGATAGCCACTTGCTATCTGTGTCTATTGAGTGTTTAAAATGTGTTTAGCCTCAATTGAGATGTGTTCTAAGTGTAAAACAGACACTAGATTTTGGAGAATTCGTATGAAAAAGTGATgtaaaaatatctcattaatgCTTTTTATACTGGTTACATGTTAAGATTTTGAATACATtgaggtaaaataaaatatattactaaaattaattttacttttttactttttaaaatatttctactaGAAATTTTAAACTGTGCATATGGTTCACTTTTGTGGTTCACTTAATACTTtatttctgttggacagtgctgcctataataaaaatatactcaGGGTTCATAAAAAACAGCTGAAAGGTATAAGAAAGAAAACGGCAAACTTTCATAAATATTCTGTGTCAACTGCCTGATGTTTTCTAAATTCACAATGAATCCTTTTGGGTCTTAAATATGCATGCCAACGTTTATTTTCATGCTTGGAATAGACTATACCTTCAGTTCCATTACagttctgaggtttttttttgttttttttgttttttttttgagacggagttttgcttttgtttcccaggcccagactggaatacagtggcatgatctaggctcactgcaacctcctcctcccaggttcaagcgattctcctgcctcagcctcctgagtagctgggattacaggcacgtgctaccatgcctggttaatttggggtttttttgtttgtttgttttttggggggtttttttgtatttttgtagagatggggtttcaccatgttagtcaggctggtcttgaactcctgacctcaagtgatctgcctgcctcagcctcccaaagtgtagagattacaggcataagccaccatgcccagccagttctgagattcttttaaAGGATATAAATCTCTGCACTCCCATCATTCATGAAAAGAAAGCCGGCAATCTAATACTTTCAGGGAATTACTCACTAGAATACATATTTGGTGTTCAAATGAATTTCACAGTTTGCCCTTATCTTTTGAACTGTCAGAATGCTGGGCAAAACAAAATAGGATATCTGTTTTGTAAAGAaacttatattttcaaatttattaccAGAATATTACACGCAAGTATATCACTAAGAGCTAAATTCTTCtcctgaaaaaaaattgaatttttcttctcctgaaaacaacaaaattgaTTGAAGTTAATATATGTGAATCTGTTAAAAATTTAAGGTATGTGTGTCCTTACGTTCTCTATAACATAGACTTTAATGATCTTACATGCTGCACAGACGCCATTATTTTACATTGCTAGAGAATGTTTAGAGAGTTTGGTGTTCTGAGGACCCTGCAGAGACAAATTGAATTTACACCGCAGAAGTAGAATTGATAATACTTGGTGACTGAAGACGGTATTTGTTTAAGATTGTTCCCTTTTGAAATTTACATTGATGAATCAATCAGATCTTTAACACATAGGACCCCTTCCTTTTGGTTTCAGGGAAAGAGAGTTATCTGCTCTTCCCAAGGCTAAAGATATTCAGAGGCTTGATCTAACCTCCTCTAGTTCTCTAGAATATACCACAAGGACAAGAAAttgttgaaggaatgaattttttgaatttgcatgttgaatttgttaaattaataaaattatttttgttctcaAAATCATTCAACTAAGTCTATAGGCATACATAATAccctcattcatttaaaaaaaaagtcttcttgtTGCTTATTTCTTCAAATCTTAAGCATAACAATAAAGAGACCAActccatttgttttgtttcactggATCTGGATTGGCTTTCTATTCCAACCTGGGATAATTACATTCCCTTCTTTGGGAATTTAGGGAGAAATTATCTTTCTGGGTGCCCATTTGTGCTTGGAAATTGTATATGGCATTCTTCTATTCACCACATGAATTGCTCAGCAGAAAACGTTGgtcttcagggaaaaaaaaaaacaataaggcCAATAAGCAGAAAGAAGTAaccagacaaaaagaaaataatccctGGGTTCTCAATGACCTTAAAATAACTGATTCCAATTCTTTCCAACATCCAGTTCTACTGGTCTTCATAAGGGACTCttgcattaatatttttttctttattgcttaaACTATTTTAGgttgttttctgttatttgaaCTAAAGTTACCATCTCCTACCACTGGAAACATTGATTGCCCCCACAGACTACCAAGCAATAATGGTATACTAGAAGCATTTCCATTTGCAAACCATAAGATATAGAACGGGTATAATTTGTCCTCATGCCCACTGCCAGATTACATTATTAACAAAAAGGCAgtgaaaatgtacatatttaccTGATGAATAACAGACAGTTGGAAAGTGCTATTTAGGCTAAAAGTCTTCTACTGTCTAGGCTAAAAGTCTCCATCCAATTAAATCTCTAGGATGGGACAGAAAGAGCATGTGGCAAATCACGTGGTTGTGAATTCTGGAGTCTTTGTGCCAGCCAATGCTGTCACAGGAGCATTATCCTCCAGCACCACCACTCTTTTATTCACTTTCTTGGTACTACGTAACTACGTATGTACTTGTTTATGTCCACCAAAAAACCAACTCCTCGAAAATCAAGTGTCAGTTTTACACACATTTAAATACTTTCCATAACAACTCTGTACTTTTAAAGAAGTAAATACAAGAATTACTTGGGGGAGAAATCCTACACTAACGAAGTGGCACAATAATTTCTAAAACCATTAATgtaaaatgaatgacaaaaaGAAGGAGTGAAATAAAGACCTGGATAAACATCAAGATGGTATGAGAGCATCAGTGTTATTTACCTGAAACTTGTCAAACCCTCCTTCTGGTAGTTCCCAAGACAAACATACCGTGTTTCCTTCTTGCCCCAAAATTAGCAAATCTGATGAGTCTGGatctaaagaaatgaaataagacaCCAGGACatcttttaaaagacatttctACCACTAAATTATTTAGGCTGAACCAATAACCTTGACTTTGAAGAGTAGTAGATATGAGACATAAAACCTAGGCTTATCCAGTCAATTTTAGCACTAAGTGACCATGTGCAAGCTATTTACCCCAAGTCTAAGCTCTCTATCTctacaaggaaagagaaaaaagaatttctggAAAGCCTTTTCCAATAATAAAATTATggattttcccatttatttttctcacagcaGAATTCAACTTTAAGTTCTTACAATTGATATTGTTTACTTGTAATTTATatactgaataaagaaataaatatatctcCCCTCTTTAAGTTCACAAATTCCTTTTCTCTGTAACCACTTTACCTGAGATAGTTCTAGAAGCTTATTTTCCAAATTGGCAACATGCCTCTATTTCAAACCTATATTGCAAATTAAACTATTGTATTGCCTTCCTTTGCTAGAAGAAAtgtaatgttaacattttattaaaataatttcaccttaaaaattcaaattttgaatttttttgccCCTACTTACATACTGATTTAAGTTTATTAGAATTCATCCCTGTGGTAGATTTAACCTGAATCACTGACTCATACTCCTTTATATTCTGTTTCTATAATGCAATTCCCTTACAATTGGAATTAATTTATTGTCCCATAATATATTTTAACTCTATTTTGTACATTTATTAATATTCCATCTACTTCCAAATTGACTTGAGAGGACTTGCAAATAAACAAAGgtaactaaaaagataaaaatatcaataatatatAATAGAAGACAAAAGACAGATTGCAATACGGGAGACATTAAAGAAAGGTTACCAGCCTTGTTTAAGAAAACATAGTCAAAAAGGCAACAACATCATGAACAATGGAAAGTATTATTATTAACCTCAGGTTAGAAATAAGGAACTTGCAGTACAAACGGAATACGATTTTCAcaaagtcacagagctagaaTGGGTAGAGTTAGTCTTTCCTATAACATAATGGCCTTTCCACTGAGGCACAAGGGTTACAAAGTCAGAATTTGATGTCAGAGAAATGTGAGTTCAAATTTCTATCATCTTGTATAAGTGACTGAAATTCTCTAAGGCTTTGTTGCttcttcatttgaaaaacatGTACAAAATATACATCTCATTATGATCTGTAGAATAATGGTTGTCATTTTGAATGAAGTGATATAAAGCATAGAAAATGCTTAGCAGAGTACCTGATAGAGGCTCTCAATGTGATGCAATCAATGTGATGATGACCATGGTGATGATGCTGACAATGAGAATGACAACACCCAAATCTAAGCAGCAACTAAGCTTTCACTGATATATAATAATGagctatcttttttaaaaaattgaaaacttttctcATCTATTTCTGATGTTTCTTTGAATGGTCTTTATGAGAGTCAGCAGGGTCATATCAGTTTTAGATGCCTGGGATAAAATCTCACCTTCAACAATGAGTTATGAACACCTCTGAGCCTTAACCTACATTTTGGGTAGCCTGCAGAGATTTGATGCAGTTACTGAAGCACATAATACCATGCTGGTGTATAATCATACCtcaattttttagtttattttcacaGAATTGATTTGACCATTGCTGCATTTGAAGTGCTTCCCTTCCTTCACACTGCAACTTCTGCAATCGAGCCTCTTCTCATAACTAAGAGGACCTTGGTACTTGAGCACACTTTCATAGGACTCGTCCCCACAAGTGAAAGGACTTTCTGAAATAGCTACACATGTTCAGAGCAAGCATGTAAGTCAAGTTATGCTAATAAGGTCAGAAGAGGCAAACAGAACCCAAATAATTCAATCAAAAagacagtatttttttaattaaaaaagtctATATTTTTTCATGCCCcaagtttattttcataaaatgttaaTATAGTCCAAGtactagaaaaatattatttcatgccAATAATACCTTAGGGTTTTAAAGTACTTTACACTTTCATGAAGAGTTTCACATTTCACTTTAGTAACAGGTTATTTTACCTAGGCAGGAATAATTATTCTCATTTCCTAAGTGAGAACATAGTTgtcttgcctaaggtcacataatTAATAAGTGATAGAGGCAGGAATATATCTCAGGCATTCTCGATGTAAATGCAGTGCTCCTTCTCTTCCAGCATATATAAACCACTTTCTAGTCATTCATTTCTAATTAGGCATTGTCCTTAAATACAACTATGTCTCTCTTCTTTTTACCCATGAAaagttaattaaatataaaatgaacttaCAAGTGCTAACCATGAGGACAGTAGGATGGCTTCTTTTCAGTCCCTTGTTAGTCATAATACCAATTAAAAATTCAGTCCCTGGAGAAAGGCTCTTAAATGTGAATGTGCTACAGGTTAAAGAAAAGTGACATATTAAAACATTTAGCTCAGACACATTTGGAGAACTCCATTTTCTCACCTGCAGAAAAATTTGTATATGTTTCATTTTTAGAATATCTATCATGGAAATAATTTGCTATGCTTAGGCACAAATGGTTAATCAAAAATCATATCTTCTTACAgagaaattttaagtaaaaaataatgtatcATACATATGATAATATTCtgaattcattatttattttcagaaataatttgtTACAATATGTCAGACCTAGTTATTCTGATCACATTGTAGTCCAAAAATTATCTTGcaaaattttctcatttctgtttgtATTATCCCATTAAGAGAGCTTTCTAAAAACATATATAAGACGTTAATTTGTGTTCCATGTTAACTGGATAtaatttcttttcaatattttcataCCTCTTAGTGGAGGGCAGAACTTCTTCTTTCATCAAGCTTTCACTGGATATGGAAACAATGTAACCATCCAGAAGACTTCTAGCTGAAGGCCAGCTAACAGTTACTGCACTTAGGGTTCTGCTATGTTTCATAAATTCAGCTGCACTTGGGGCTATATCATTTGAAACAGACAGTAAGAGAACATTTTCTATAGCACAAAGCACCTGCCAGCCCTGAACTGCTCTCAGGAATTGACTCTATGCAAACCCTGAGGATAACCGAGGCACTCCtttttgttaaaatgtaatttgatttaatttaattttaagttccaggatacacgtgcaggacgtgcaggtttgttacataggtaaacatgtgtcatggtggtttgctgcacctatcaatccatcacctaggtatcaAGCCCCACAAGTATAagtatttatcctgatgctctccctgccCCGCCTCCGTGAcagccctagtgtgtgttgttcccttccctgtctccATGTGTGCtgattgttcagctcccacttataagtgagaacatgcgctgtttggttttctgttcctgtgttagtttgctgaggataatggcttccttTTATTCTACCTGCTAGATATGAGTAGTTAAAAGTATTGTTTTAAAACAGccagaattattttaaactttgaaataaaatacatgtgtGTTTTAAGGGCACAAAATGTGTCCCAGTAGCATTGAACTCAAAATGTCCCTGGCCTCTAATATGCAGGAAGTAGATCATACCTTAGTCTTGTGTAATCActgatttcagaaatatttaattatttttaggaCTCATCCTAATTAAATACCAAAGAGTGCCAAGTCTAATTAGCAGGAAAGTTAATTGCAATCTGAATATGAAATGCCTCCCTTCTTTCCTGagggaaaaaaagttaaattaaatagTGTATAATGGGcgtattgttttctctttaaaattctcCCATAtatgagaaaagaatcaaattgtGAAGATATTCTCTCtcaatctcattctttcttattacAGTAAAAGAATACCAGACATGGCCAGGTTCTAAACATATAAATCAATGTACCCATTGCATCAATGTCAAGAATAACTAAAATAGTTTAGTAGAATACTTGACAATTTTACTTTACTAGATATGACACCTTATACATTTGCATGCATCTTTCCCAGTCATCCTTTATTTCATATGATTACCATGGGATAGATCACCATCTGCCTTCGGGAATAAAATGTTTACACTGGCAATGTGGCACTTCATTATCTGCCTAATGGAAAATGGGGTAATTACATCACAAATGGAAACTCTGGCCAGACAATAAGCAGTTAGCAATGCTACCATCTGACAATACATACTTAAAAGGATGTTGTGATAACTCAtactaaggaaaaagaaaaagatacaagaGACACTGCCCATAAAGAAAACCTGGGAGGAATGAACTACTTACTAACCTTCCCTTAAAGGACCAAGGAAATATCTGAACATGAAAGAAACTCCTAAGGTGCCTACATAGGCTTACCTGTCTGTATGTCTTTTATGTTAGCAGAAATGTCTTTAAAACCTTCTTTTTCAGTCCGAATTGAAAAGGTGTACACTGTGGCAGGATCCAGGTTAGAGAATATTGCTGTTTCTTGAACAACCTTCTGAACCTATCAATCCAAAAGAATACATTATCAAGTATGTGTTTAAGAAAAACTCCACAATTGAACACAATTAGGAATTATTTAGTTTCACTACTATACAATGTAAGAATGCAGTAATGTTGGTTTCAGCATGAAAGATTCAAGTTTAATTCCTCCAAGAGCTCTTTATAACATACCATGAAAGCAGCAGCATAGTTTATGCATGTGATTTCATAATGCTGGAAATTCCCAGCAGCTCGATTCCAGAGAATTTCTATAGAAGAGTCTGTAACTTTGCCTTCATGGATATTCAGTTGTGCTTCCAGACCTATCCAAACACACAACAAACTTAAATTCCTCTTGgaaatttcctaattttttttaacttatctcttaaaagtgaataaaaaacATAATGACAAAAAGAACAATAGCTTATTAATTAATCTATGCTTCTATCCTAATTAAAAATAGTTGTTTACAGATTCAATGACAGTTTGTAAAATACGGTAATCAGTTCCAATACTGAAAGCCATTGTAAATACCATCACATACAGCTAATTTTGATGCTGTAGCAAAAAACTACATAGGAACAAATTCACTGAAGAAAACACATAatattcaagaaaacaaaaagagattaAAACTATTAACATAAGCTGAAACgacaacagagaaagaaatatgaattttagataAGGAAGTGAAAGTATCCCCTTTGTATCAAATATTTGCTGAagctaaaaataaattgtatctgATGAGtgttcatgtttatttttcccattttaaagatttaatcTAGCATAAGGAAAGAATTATTTCAGAAGATGGGGAAAATGGCAGCTTTAAACTATCATcttatatattgatttattttgctcATTGATATCACAGTATTGATGTATTTAGATAATCAGGTAGTAATTTTGTTTAAAGACAAGAACTGCCAAATACAAAGACTGTAGCCCATAATGATTTATAAAGTAATGAAGACAGGCAGAGAATACAGATATAAAAAGTACATagaaattgaaagcaaaaataaaatataaataggttTTGAAATGATTATAAATATGCTAAAATGCTGTCAAAATAATGTGATTTCTGACATCAGTTTGGGAGTATTTTGTAGACAAGTTGAAtttaaacagaaatggaaaagtgaCAATTTGTGGGAGCAAAGATACATGGCAGCCTCGTGACCTAGATGAATATACATAGAGACAGGAAGAGCAAATAATAAGGTAACTGGACATGTTATAAGTCAGAATTATGTTTTTAGGACTCCATGTGATTTTGGTTGGTATGGCATTTATTACTCTTCATCATTAATTTCGACATATACCGGATGGATATTTTAGATAAATTGTATGCGTTCCAAATGTTCAATATTAATATATGCAGAATTTGTAAGTGATTTAAAGAGAAGATAAAACAATATGAATCTAAAAATGCAACTATTCATATAAATAAACAGCCAGCACACATATATAATaacaaacattaatttttttattattattatactttaagttctacggcacaagtgcacaacgtgcaggtttgttacctatgtatacatgtgccatgttggtgtgctgcacccattaactcgtcatttatgttagatatatctcctaatgctatccctcccccctgcccccaccccacaataggccccgatgtgtgatgttccccttcctgtgtccaagtgatctcactgttcaatccCCACCTatagtgagaacatgcggtgtttggttttctgttcttgtgatagtttgctgagaatgatggtttccagctgcatccatgtccctacaaaggacacgaactcatccttttttatggccacatagtattccatgctgtatatgtgccacattttcttaatccagtctgtcactgatggacatttgggttgattccaagtctttgctattgtgaacagtgccgtaataaacatacatgtgcatgtgtctttacagcagcatgatttataattctttgggtatatacccagtaatgggatggctgggtcaaatggtatttctagttctagatccttaaggaatcgccacactgtcttccacaatggttgaactagtttacagtcccaccaacagtgtaaaagtgttcctatttccccacatcctctccagcacctgttgtttcctgactttttgatgattgccattctaactggtgtgagatggtatctcattgtggttttgatttgcatttctctgatggctagtgatgatgagcatgttttcacgtgtctattggctgtataaatgtcttcttttgagaaatgtctgctcatatcctttgcccactttttgatggggttgtttttttcttgtaaatttgcttgagttctttgtaggttctggatattagacctttgtcagatgagtagattgcaaaaattttctcccattctgtaggttgcctgttcactctgatggtagtttcttttgctgtgcagaagctctttagtttaatgagatcccatttgtcaattttggcttttgctgctgttgcttttggtgttttagacatgaagtccttacccatgcctatgtcctgaatcgtattacctaggttttcttctagggtttttatggtattaggtctaacatttaagtctctaatccatcttgaattaattttcgtataaggagtaaggaaaggatccagttccagctttctgcttatggctagccaattttcccagcaccatttattaaatagggaatcctttccccatttcttgtttctctcaggtttgtcaaagatcagatggctgtagatgtgtggtattatttctgaggactctgttctgttccattggtctatatctctgttttggtaccagtaccatgctgttttggttactgtagccttgtagtagtttgaagtcaggtagtgtgatgcctccagctttgttcttttgacttaggattgtcttggagatgcgggctcttttttggttccatatgaactttaaagcagttttttccaattctgtgaagaaactcattggtagcttgatggggatggcattgaatctataaattaccttgggcagtatggccattttcatgatattgattcttcctatccatgggcatggtatgttcttccatttgtttgtgtcctcctttatttcactgagcagtgttttgtagttctccttcaggaggtccttcacatcccttgtaagttggattcctaggtattttattatctttgaagcaattgtgaatcaTCATCTCcacccaaaaactccttaagctgataagcaacttcaacaaagtctcaggatacaaaatcaatgtgcaaaaatcacaagcattcttatacaccaacaacagacaaatagagagccaaatcatgaacaaacattaattttaaatattcaaaaagcTTAGGAAAATATACTCTTTTTTCCAGACAAATGTCAGTATGGGAATAGCAAGCACAGTTTTAGATCATGTGCTCTAAGATATTATCAGGTCTCCtaggctcaaaaaataaaattttattctcaCAATTGGCTTAAAATTAGTCACATTCCTTGCTCTTTGATTAAGTCATTTAAAGTTCTGGTTTAAATGCAAGCATTTCTTTTTGTGAAAGGACAGATAAAAAAATTCTTCAGAGAGTTTCAACTTTCCATAGATTTAGCTCTACCTGTATACAGGCAATGAAAGATCTGGCTCAATAGTAAGGCATTTAAAATTACCTTAAAAGATCCTTGAAAATGATTACATTAAACTAAGTATAGACTCCTCATTTGAAATGGTACACAAAATTGAAATCAAGAAAAAGCTTTCCAAGTCTTAAAATACTTACATGTTTTTACTGCAGGCACATAATACATATCACTTAATTTAGTCCCACTgataatagaaacaaagaaattatATTCTGTGTCTGGGGCTAAATTGTCAACAGTTATTTTATTACCATGGTGTAAAGCCATGGTCACGTTTGCCCCTCCTTCCATTACAATACGTATTCCATCAAACACTCCAACATTGGGCATTTGAACAAATAAGATTACAGAGGTACTACGCCTTTCACAGGGGATAACAATCCAGACTGGTTTGGGCTCTGAAAGATAAAAACGAGATTTATAATTAGTACTTTTTTAAACGTCAATCATATTTCTCTGCATTTTATCTAGCATGTTCCAGAATTTGTGAGATTATAAATGTTTATGCATTAAACTTATGTCTAC contains:
- the LOC139356477 gene encoding fibronectin-like → MKHSRTLSAVTVSWPSARSLLDGYIVSISSESLMKEEVLPSTKSTFTFKSLSPGTEFLIGIMTNKGLKRSHPTVLMVSTYPDSSDLLILGQEGNTVCLSWELPEGGFDKFQVNNTDALIPS